From Deltaproteobacteria bacterium, the proteins below share one genomic window:
- a CDS encoding PilZ domain-containing protein, translated as MNIDRRNEIRVPLLLPVECHGFGDETQDSFKHDMNSHDISPNGMALRSETLLEPGQPCRFMFVLPHHQEKTEIAGEVRWTTGQKAHRRNMGIRFSEPIAFSIPFPVAEKAVQSLRRDVDSHLACLYQAVSDACVWVNPRGKIIQYDERFLQLLGCSDVDVTGKSVSDFAHADDRQGLSNLLAEPHTTGLSSPATGLFRIQPNGGKALFWRIRVLPERLWSTSRAIHIEDMTGFFSQEREKYRLEQQDHPSTLSADDLSLNHLQQILGATATGFLIRNVLEKVCDPLTCLLAQLDLLRYKLALSGKESRTENGDELTYYAEKIEEVEQIVKDLSNRFKHMLENTCCHEPTDISRFDINKSLSKAIGMVRAPEGLEGNSITFKRRTKLPITESNEGEFVMIFLVFLLLCQDCLRNVSDRTIRCETERDNGHIIARILHNGHVRQGKYLDMLFHKNPVHAYFFEHNSISLVDTLLYYGNLLLKKNNVRTKVTNIPGHFSLSFLIPAGSQSRGAKNPK; from the coding sequence ATGAACATCGACAGAAGGAACGAAATACGTGTTCCACTGCTGTTGCCCGTTGAGTGCCACGGATTTGGCGATGAAACCCAGGATTCCTTCAAACATGACATGAATAGCCATGACATAAGTCCAAACGGCATGGCGTTAAGGTCTGAAACGCTCCTAGAACCGGGCCAACCCTGCCGTTTCATGTTTGTGTTGCCACATCATCAGGAAAAGACAGAAATTGCCGGCGAAGTCCGCTGGACTACCGGCCAGAAAGCTCATAGGAGGAATATGGGGATTCGGTTTTCCGAACCCATTGCTTTTTCTATCCCATTTCCGGTAGCCGAGAAAGCGGTGCAGAGCCTGCGACGAGATGTAGATTCCCATTTGGCTTGTCTATACCAGGCAGTGAGCGACGCGTGCGTGTGGGTCAACCCGAGGGGGAAAATCATACAATACGACGAACGTTTTCTTCAACTCCTGGGATGTTCCGACGTTGATGTGACAGGAAAGTCCGTTTCAGACTTTGCCCATGCCGATGATCGACAGGGTCTGTCAAATCTATTGGCAGAGCCTCATACTACTGGCCTTTCATCACCCGCCACTGGATTGTTTCGTATACAGCCAAATGGGGGCAAGGCCCTTTTTTGGAGAATCCGCGTGCTCCCCGAACGACTCTGGTCAACTTCCAGGGCAATCCATATTGAAGATATGACCGGATTTTTCAGTCAAGAAAGGGAGAAATACCGTTTGGAACAGCAAGACCACCCAAGCACATTGAGTGCGGATGATCTGAGCCTGAATCACCTTCAACAGATCCTCGGGGCGACCGCCACTGGTTTCCTCATAAGGAATGTGCTGGAGAAGGTATGCGATCCCCTCACTTGCCTTCTGGCTCAACTGGACCTCCTCCGATACAAGCTGGCATTATCCGGGAAAGAATCCCGGACAGAAAATGGTGACGAACTTACTTATTATGCAGAAAAAATAGAAGAGGTCGAACAGATTGTTAAGGATCTTTCTAACAGATTCAAACACATGCTGGAGAATACCTGTTGCCATGAACCGACGGATATTAGCCGGTTTGACATCAACAAGAGCCTCTCAAAGGCAATAGGCATGGTTCGTGCGCCAGAAGGGCTTGAAGGTAACAGCATAACCTTTAAGCGGCGAACAAAACTGCCGATAACGGAATCAAACGAGGGAGAATTCGTTATGATCTTTCTTGTCTTTCTGTTGCTATGTCAAGACTGCCTGAGAAATGTTTCTGACAGAACAATAAGGTGTGAAACGGAAAGAGACAACGGTCACATCATCGCCAGGATCCTGCACAACGGCCATGTACGGCAAGGCAAATACTTGGATATGCTTTTTCACAAGAATCCCGTTCACGCATATTTCTTTGAACATAATTCCATCTCCCTTGTGGATACACTTTTGTACTATGGCAACTTGTTGTTGAAAAAAAACAACGTGAGAACAAAAGTTACCAACATCCCGGGCCATTTCAGCCTTTCTTTTCTCATACCGGCCGGGAGCCAGTCAAGGGGTGCAAAAAACCCAAAATGA
- the uvrC gene encoding excinuclease ABC subunit UvrC: protein MRPVLEEGFANLASTPGVYLMKDANGRIIYVGKARDLKKRLASYFSKTAHKDLKARVLIEKIADFETIITSTEKEALILESNLIKRHRPRYNVILKDDKRYPCLRLNIKSPYPNLIIARKLQKDGALYFGPFTSAGAVRETLKVIHRTFKLRKCKGNNPKRRDRPCLNYQMGLCLGPCSRPVDPSEYRAVVDQVILFLKGRMPELIKHVKKEMEAAASRQDFEAAAAYRDRLFALEETLEKQVAATADFKDRDVVGMARQGRAVLIMVLFIRGGFLLGNRPFRFADTLAPDNEVISSFVKQYYENAPFIPKEILMSGAPEDKDLLEEWLEELKGEKVYIMMPKRGEKARLLELAAQNAEKSLRDHLNAALAEEGMLDRLQKALALSRRPERIECFDLSNIAGTEGVGAMVLFERGKRAPQGYRRYRIKAVSARDDYAMLREALSRRYKKREVEGSLPDLLIVDGGKGQLNSAVFVLKGLGLHGLFDLIGIAKKDSQRGETEDKIYKPGRKNPINLRKSPEALLFFQRIRDEAHRYVIAYHRKRRMITYRKSILEHIPGIGSKRRKNLLKHFGSLKRIRAASVEDLSTVPGMTRQAAQAVFDALRQ, encoded by the coding sequence ATGAGACCAGTACTGGAAGAAGGGTTTGCCAACCTTGCGTCGACACCGGGCGTCTACCTCATGAAGGATGCCAACGGGCGCATCATCTATGTAGGCAAGGCAAGAGACCTGAAAAAACGTCTCGCCTCCTATTTCAGCAAGACAGCACATAAGGATTTGAAGGCAAGGGTCCTGATTGAAAAGATCGCAGACTTTGAAACCATCATTACCAGCACTGAAAAAGAGGCCCTGATCCTTGAGTCCAACCTGATTAAGAGACACCGTCCCCGCTACAATGTTATTCTGAAAGACGACAAGCGGTACCCGTGTCTTCGCCTTAACATCAAAAGTCCCTATCCGAATCTGATCATTGCAAGGAAACTTCAAAAAGATGGGGCCCTCTATTTCGGTCCCTTCACCTCGGCAGGCGCTGTACGAGAGACACTTAAAGTAATCCATCGAACTTTCAAGCTTCGCAAGTGCAAGGGCAACAATCCCAAGCGTCGAGATCGCCCGTGTCTTAATTATCAGATGGGGCTGTGCCTTGGACCGTGCAGCCGCCCTGTTGATCCATCCGAATACAGAGCAGTTGTTGATCAGGTCATACTATTTTTGAAAGGACGAATGCCGGAGCTGATCAAGCATGTGAAAAAAGAGATGGAAGCGGCTGCATCCCGGCAGGATTTCGAGGCAGCCGCGGCATACAGGGACAGGCTCTTCGCCCTTGAAGAGACATTGGAAAAACAGGTAGCTGCCACGGCGGATTTTAAGGACAGGGATGTGGTAGGGATGGCTCGACAGGGGAGGGCGGTCCTGATCATGGTTCTTTTTATCCGGGGCGGGTTCTTGCTGGGCAACCGGCCATTCCGCTTTGCAGATACTTTGGCCCCTGACAACGAGGTTATTTCTTCATTTGTGAAGCAGTATTACGAAAATGCCCCTTTCATACCAAAAGAGATTTTGATGTCCGGCGCTCCTGAAGACAAAGACCTGCTCGAAGAATGGCTGGAGGAGCTGAAAGGCGAGAAGGTCTATATCATGATGCCCAAAAGAGGTGAGAAGGCTAGGCTTCTTGAGTTGGCTGCGCAGAACGCCGAAAAGAGTCTGCGCGACCACCTCAATGCTGCACTGGCTGAAGAAGGGATGCTGGATCGACTTCAAAAGGCGCTTGCCTTGTCCAGACGGCCCGAACGGATAGAGTGCTTTGACCTTTCCAACATCGCCGGAACTGAAGGTGTTGGCGCTATGGTCTTATTTGAAAGGGGTAAACGGGCTCCACAGGGGTATCGGAGGTACCGGATTAAGGCTGTATCAGCAAGAGATGACTATGCAATGCTGAGGGAGGCGCTCTCACGGAGATATAAGAAAAGAGAAGTTGAAGGATCTTTGCCTGATTTGTTGATTGTAGACGGTGGAAAGGGACAACTGAACAGCGCCGTTTTTGTGCTCAAAGGTTTAGGCCTCCACGGTTTGTTTGACCTTATCGGGATCGCCAAAAAAGACTCTCAGCGCGGTGAGACAGAAGACAAAATATACAAGCCCGGGCGCAAGAACCCGATTAATCTAAGAAAGTCTCCCGAAGCGTTGCTCTTTTTCCAAAGGATACGAGACGAGGCCCACCGTTACGTGATTGCCTACCATCGCAAACGACGGATGATAACCTACCGGAAGTCAATACTGGAACACATCCCCGGGATCGGAAGCAAGCGCCGAAAAAACCTGCTAAAGCATTTTGGAAGCCTGAAGCGCATTAGAGCCGCTTCTGTTGAGGATCTTTCCACTGTGCCCGGCATGACTCGCCAAGCAGCTCAAGCCGTTTTTGATGCGTTGAGACAATGA
- a CDS encoding DMT family transporter, with amino-acid sequence MAMRFDEANPLLWFTLALATALSVATGDALTKKFFGRFSALEMAVVASLFSLPFVLITLPFIPIPELDRVFWQTVSILVPLDSFAFYLYMKAIRVSPLSLSIPFLSFTPVFMIFTGFFILKEVPNLFGGLGIGCVVIGSYVLHGTEVKHGYLAPFQAILKEPGSILMLIVSLIYSLLAVLGKKAIQHSSPLFFGFFFLGAFDLVTLVFFPLFGKIRWGALLRMPNKGICVGLLLYVHVLCHVMAISMVKAVYMISVKRMSVLFSVVYGWLLFKESEISNRMLGALLMFLGVVCIYLLG; translated from the coding sequence ATGGCTATGAGATTTGATGAGGCTAATCCCTTGCTTTGGTTCACCCTTGCCCTTGCGACAGCGCTTTCGGTTGCCACTGGAGATGCCCTTACCAAAAAGTTCTTTGGCCGTTTCTCAGCCCTTGAGATGGCGGTTGTAGCTTCGCTGTTTAGCCTCCCGTTTGTACTGATTACGCTCCCCTTTATACCTATTCCTGAATTGGACAGGGTTTTCTGGCAGACAGTCTCTATATTGGTGCCCTTGGACAGCTTCGCCTTTTACCTTTACATGAAGGCGATCAGAGTCTCTCCCCTTTCCCTTTCTATTCCGTTTTTGTCTTTTACCCCGGTCTTCATGATATTCACCGGATTTTTCATACTTAAAGAGGTCCCGAATTTGTTTGGAGGCCTTGGAATAGGATGTGTGGTAATAGGTAGCTATGTGTTGCATGGTACTGAAGTAAAACATGGGTACCTCGCCCCATTTCAAGCTATTTTGAAGGAGCCCGGATCGATATTGATGCTCATTGTTTCCTTGATATATTCTCTCTTGGCTGTTCTGGGGAAAAAGGCCATCCAGCACTCATCCCCGCTCTTTTTCGGATTTTTCTTCCTTGGCGCTTTTGATCTCGTGACACTGGTTTTCTTTCCTCTTTTTGGTAAGATTCGATGGGGAGCCTTGCTAAGAATGCCCAATAAGGGGATATGCGTGGGGCTCTTGCTCTATGTACATGTGCTGTGCCATGTCATGGCCATAAGTATGGTCAAAGCAGTTTATATGATTTCAGTGAAACGAATGAGTGTTTTATTTAGTGTTGTGTACGGGTGGCTTCTATTCAAGGAATCTGAGATCTCCAACCGGATGTTAGGAGCCCTGCTCATGTTTTTGGGAGTGGTCTGTATTTATTTGTTGGGATGA